In the Ipomoea triloba cultivar NCNSP0323 chromosome 6, ASM357664v1 genome, one interval contains:
- the LOC116021848 gene encoding ycf20-like protein, which translates to METITLQTFSVAENEFFVQSRLFVKGSHPILKWTTRHHSTGRSSKLVERLLPSLKASVLNSSWSRRRDSSIVFALDTGAVPSNGDQDSSNGDNRGLGGTRLGRIVSAGGRQLLEKLNSARKNFPMKVFLLLLGFYTANALATILGQTGDWDVLVAGVVVAAIEGIGMLMYRKPPSLPTERLQSLVGMVNYWKAGVCLGLFVDAFKLGS; encoded by the exons ATGGAAACAATCACGTTGCAGACTTTTTCAGTAGCAGAGAATGAATTCTTTGTACAGTCGCGTCTATTTGTAAAAGGTTCTCATCCCATCCTGAAATGGACTACAAGACATCACTCAACTGGACGATCTTCAAAACTTGTAGAAAGATTATTGCCTTCTCTTAAAGCCAG tgtttTAAACAGTTCTTGGAGCAGAAGACGTGATTCGAGTATAGTATTTGCTCTGGACACGGGTGCAGTGCCTAGTAATGGTGACCAAGATAGCTCCAATGGTGACAATCGTGGTCTGGGAGGGACCCGTTTGGGCAGGATAGTCAGTGCAGGAGGTCGACAGCTTTTGGAGAAACTTAATTCTGCTAGGAAAAATTTTCCCATGAAGGTATTCCTGCTCCTCCTAGGTTTCTACACCGCAAATGCATTGGCTACAATCCTAGGACAAACCGGAGATTGGGATGTATTGGTAGCAGGGGTAGTGGTTGCTGCAATTGAGGGAATCGGTATGCTAATGTACAGAAAACCGCCTTCTCTTCCTACTGAGAGGCTGCAATCTCTGGTAGGGATGGTGAACTATTGGAAAGCAGGTGTTTGCTTGGGCCTTTTTGTAGATGCTTTCAAACTAGGCAGTTAA
- the LOC116022415 gene encoding probable E3 ubiquitin-protein ligase ARI8 → MESGDEMIMADDGDSYEDDDFYSGGGCGGIEDSDDDVIMDYFIDNDSDDSDSLASHYRSQTNYTILNEADIRQRQEETMMKIATVLSISKDAAGILLRHFNWSVSKVNDEWFADEEKVRRTVGLLENPTPLPNEKEITCGICFETYPRDEISSAACGHPFCVTCWQGYISTSINDGPGCLMLRCPDPSCSAAVGQDMVQELATRDDKEKYNRYLLRSFVEDNRKTKWCPAPGCDYAVDFIVGSGSYDVTCCCSYSFCWNCCEEAHRPVDCGTVAKWILKNSAESENMNWILANSKPCPKCKRPIEKNQGCMHITCTPPCKFEFCWLCLGPWSDHGEKTGGFYACNRYEAAKQDGAFDDAEKRREMAKNSLERYTHYYERWATNQSSRQKALADLQQMQTVHLEKLSEIQCQPESQLKFIIDAWLQIVECRRVLKWTYAYGYYLPEHDRAKRQFFEYLQGEAESGLERLHQCAEKELQRYLNADGPSKDFNEFRTKLAGLTSVTRNYFENLVRALENGLSDVDPRGACSRAASSKNLGCLSSKGSRSRGRGTTSRSSSSKNIDDSGHWSCQYCTFANVRSANICQMCQQRP, encoded by the exons ATGGAATCTGGCGACGAAATGATAATGGCGGACGACGGAGACTCCTACGAAGACGACGACTTCTACAGCGGCGGCGGATGCGGAGGCATCGAAGACTCCGACGATGACGTCATCATGGATTACTTCATCGACAACGACTCTGATGATTCCGACAGCCTCGCCTCCCATTATCGCTCCCAG ACCAACTATACCATTTTGAACGAAGCTGATATACGTCAACGTCAAGAAGAAACTATGATGAAGATAGCTACGGTGCTTTCCATATCAAAGGATGCAGCCGGCATCTTGCTTCGCCATTTTAACTG GAGTGTCAGTAAAGTGAACGATGAATGGTTTGCAGATGAAGAGAAGGTTCGCAGGACTGTTGGCTTGTTAGAGAATCCTACTCCACTTCCTAATGAAAAAGAG ATAACTTGTGGGATCTGTTTTGAGACATATCCTCGTGATGAAATTAGTTCTGCTGCTTGTGGCCATCCTTTTTGTGTCACATGCTGGCAAG GGTATATTAGCACATCCATAAATGATGGTCCTGGGTGTTTGATGTTGCGGTGCCCTGATCCATCTTGTAGTGCTGCAGTGGGTCAAGATATGGTACAAGAATTGGCCACTCGAGATGATAAAGAGAAATATAACCGTTACTTGCTAAGGTCATTTGTTGAGGACAATAGGAAG ACGAAATGGTGCCCTGCTCCTGGCTGTGACTATGCTGTTGACTTTATTGTTGGTAGTGGAAGCTATGATGTCACTTGCTGCTGCTCATACAGTTTCTGTTGGAAT TGCTGTGAAGAAGCTCATAGGCCAGTTGATTGTGGAACTGTGGCCAAGTGGATTTTGAAGAACAGTGCTGAATCTGAGAATATGAATTG GATTTTAGCTAATTCTAAGCCCTGTCCAAAGTGCAAGCggccaattgaaaaaaatcaagGTTGCATGCACATCACATGCACCCCTCCCTGTAAATTTGAGTTTTGCTG GCTCTGCCTAGGTCCATGGTCAGATCACGGTGAGAAGACAGGTGGCTTCTATGCATGCAACCGTTATGAAGCAGCAAAACAAGATGGAGCA TTTGATGATGCTGAAAAGCGAAGAGAGATGGCTAAAAACTCTTTGGAAAGATATACACATTACTATGAAAGATGGGCCACCAACCAATCG TCTAGGCAGAAAGCCCTTGCAGATCTTCAGCAAATGCAAACTGTTCAT CTTGAGAAGTTGAGTGAGATACAGTGTCAACCTGAATCACAGTTGAAGTTCATAATAGATGCTTGGCTGCAG ATAGTTGAATGTAGACGGGTGCTCAAATGGACTTATGCATATGGATATTACTTACCTGAGCATGACCGTGCCAAGAGGCAATTCTTTGAGTATCTACAAG GTGAAGCTGAGTCTGGGTTAGAACGGCTTCATCAATGTGCCGAGAAGGAACTCCAAAGATACCTTAATGCAGATGGTCCATCAAAAGACTTCAATGAGTTCCGCACAAAGCTAGCAGGGCTGACAAG TGTCACTCGAAATTACTTTGAAAATCTGGTCCGAGCTTTAGAGAACGGTCTGTCAGATGTGGACCCTCGAGGGGCTTGCAGCAGGGCAGCGAGTTCAAAAAACCTGGGATGTTTAAGCAGCAAAGGGAGCAGAAGCAGGGGCAGGGGAACCACATCCAGATCAAGCAGTTCCAAAAACATAGACGATTCTGGACACTGGTCTTGTCAATACTGCACATTTGCCAACGTTAGATCTGCTAATATTTGTCAGATGTGTCAGCAACGCCCTTGA
- the LOC116022363 gene encoding putative RNA-binding protein Luc7-like 1: MLILLLFLQTDQKLRVCDICGAFLSVYDSDRRLADHFGGKLHLGYMQIREKLADLQEERNKKRKAHEEVRRSKERSSRDREREPSRDRGESREQGRDYDRKNRERDRHYDRDRSYDREHDREREHSRNYDSRSRRRSRSRSIERSRNYNRHRRY; this comes from the exons ATGTTGATATTGTTGCTATTTTTGCAGACTGATCAGAAGCTGCGTGTTTGTGACATTTGTGGAGCATTTTTAAGTGTTTATGACAG TGATCGTCGTTTAGCTGACCATTTCGGAGGAAAGCTCCACTTAGGTTATATGCAAATCCGAGAGAAGCTGGCTGACCTTCAG GAAGAGAGAAACAAAAAACGAAAAGCCCATGAAGAAGTGAGAAG ATCTAAAGAACGAAGTAGCCGGGACCGTGAAAGGGAACCAAGCAGGGATCGAGGTGAAAGCCGTGAACAAGGGAGGGATTATGATCGTAAGAACAGAGAGCGTGATAGGCACTATGACCGAGATCGCAGCTACGATAGGGAGCATGATAGGGAGAGGGAGCACTCTCGCAACTATGATTCTAGGAGTCGGCGCAGATCACGGTCAAGATCCATAGAACGCTCAAGGAATTACAATCGCCACAG GCGATACTGA